From one Eptesicus fuscus isolate TK198812 chromosome 21, DD_ASM_mEF_20220401, whole genome shotgun sequence genomic stretch:
- the TSEN34 gene encoding tRNA-splicing endonuclease subunit Sen34, whose product MLVVEVANGRSLVWGAEAVQALRERLGVGGRTVGALPRGPRQNSRLGLPLLLMPEEARLLAEIGAVTLVSAPRPDPRRHSLALASFKRQQEQGFQEQSALAAEARETRRQGLLEKIAEGQAAKRQKLEQDSGASESQEAGESQAAAENEAGASQASGEQEEAGASCPQPGPPEGVAPLPRSALLVQLATARPRPIKARPLDWRVQSKDWPHAGRPAHELRYSIYRDLWERGFFLSAAGKFGGDFLVYPGDPLRFHAHYIAQCWAPADPIPLRDLVSAGRLGTSVRKTLLLCSPQPDGKVVYTSLQWASLQ is encoded by the exons ATGCTGGTGGTGGAGGTGGCGAACGGCCGCTCCCTGGTGTGGGGGGCCGAGGCGGTGCAGGCGCTGCGGGAGCGCCTGGGAGTAGGGGGCCGCACGGTGGGCGCCCTGCCCCGCGGGCCCCGCCAGAACTCGCGCCTGGGCCTCCCGCTGCTGCTGATGCCCGAGGAGGCGCGGCTCCTGGCCGAGATCGGCGCCGTGACCCTGGTCAGCGCCCCGCGCCCGGATCCCCGCCGACACAGCCTG GCTCTGGCATCCTTCAAGCGCCAGCAAGAGCAGGGCTTCCAGGAGCAAAGCGCCCTGGCGGCCGAGGCCCGGGAGACCCGTCGTCAGGGGCTCCTGGAGAAGATTGCAGAGGGCCAGGCGGCCAAGAGGCAGAAGCTGGAGCAGGATTCCGGGGCCAGCGAGAGCCAGGAGGCCGGTGAGAGCCAAGCAGCGGCCGAGAATGAGGCCGGTGCGAGCCAGGCTTCTGGAGAGCAGGAGGAAGCAG GCGCCTCCTgtccccaaccagggcctccAGAGGGGGTGGCCCCCTTGCCCAGGTCTGCCCTGCTCGTCCAGCTAGCCACTGCTCGGCCTCGACCCATCAAGGCCAGGCCCCTGGACTGGCGTGTGCAGTCCAAGGACTGGCCCCACGCCGGCCGCCCAGCCCACGAGCTGCGCTACAGCATCTACAGGGACCTGTGGGAGCGAGGCTTCTTCCTCAGCGCGGCTGGCAAGTTCGGGGGCGACTTCCTGGTCTATCCTG GTGACCCGCTCCGCTTCCATGCCCACTACATCGCCCAGTGCTGGGCTCCTGCGGATCCCATCCCGCTCCGGGACCTGGTCTCTGCGGGCCGCCTGGGAACCAGCGTCAGGAAGACGCTGCTCCTCTGCTCTCCGCAGCCCGATGGTAAGGTGGTCTACACCTCCCTGCAGTGGGCCAGCCTGCAGTGA